From Triticum urartu cultivar G1812 chromosome 2, Tu2.1, whole genome shotgun sequence, a single genomic window includes:
- the LOC125536801 gene encoding cysteine-rich receptor-like protein kinase 6, with product MAHHRVLSVVAIVAVALLASPAAAVYPWTICGRSTYTAKSQYLANINRIGATLPRNASRSPELFATALVGAVPQQVWALALCRGDANASYCLTCLDQAFQDLPNACPYSRDSTIYYDSCVLHYSNIRSRPDDDTTYNPTLPLRNNVNATAEPARFQRVVAALLNATVSYAVANSTRLYASGEADFDRELPKVYAWAQCTPDLTLARCRDCLTVNIKTWAPVFTDSIGARILGMRCSYRYETTPFFDGPVMVRLAGTSASSAAPASAPAVVPNVLTPAAAAGEGRKYSVPGMVLILLLPTAAAINLVVCFLLWRRRRPLAEANQPYPGYSAKAEDIDSVDSMLIDISTLRAATGDFAETNKLGEGGFGAVYKGTLPDGEEIAVKRLSKSSAQGVEELKNELALVAKLKHKNLVRLVGVCLEQQERLLVYEFLPNRSLDKILFDTEKREQLDWGKRYKIIHGIARGLQYLHEDSQLKVVHRDLKASNILLDTNMNPKISDFGLARLFGRDQTQAVTSRVVGTYGYMAPEYVMRGNYSVKSDAFSFGVMVLEIVTGRKNNDCYNSQQSEDVLTTIWEHWTAGTVLATVDPSIGSSFSESDVRRCVHVGLLCVQGNPADRPVMSSVVMMLGGETVPLSAPSKPAFYARNAGADHSVISSTVKIIEF from the exons ATGGCTCACCACCGGGTCCTGTCCGTGGTGGCCATCGTCGCCGTCGCACTGCTGGCTTCCCCCGCCGCGGCAGTATACCCATGGACAATTTGCGGCCGCAGCACCTACACGGCCAAGAGCCAGTACCTGGCCAACATCAACCGCATCGGCGCCACGCTTCCGAGGAACGCCTCCCGGTCCCCGGAGCTCTTCGCCACCGCCCTGGTCGGCGCCGTTCCGCAGCAAGTCTGGGCCCTGGCGCTCTGCCGCGGCGACGCCAACGCCTCCTACTGCCTCACCTGCCTGGACCAGGCCTTCCAGGACCTGCCCAACGCGTGCCCCTACAGCAGGGACAGCACCATCTACTACGACTCCTGCGTGCTCCACTACTCCAACATCCGGTCCCGCCCCGACGACGACACCACCTACAACCCCACGCTCCCGCTCCGCAACAACGTCAACGCCACGGCGGAGCCGGCCCGGTTCCAGCGCGTCGTGGCCGCGCTCTTGAACGCCACCGTGAGCTACGCCGTCGCCAACTCCACGCGGCTGTACGCGTCCGGAGAGGCCGACTTCGACCGGGAGCTCCCCAAGGTGTACGCCTGGGCGCAGTGCACGCCTGACCTGACGCTGGCGCGGTGCCGGGACTGCCTCACCGTGAACATCAAGACATGGGCGCCTGTGTTCACGGACTCTATAGGAGCCAGGATTCTTGGGATGAGGTGCAGCTACCGGTACGAAACAACGCCCTTCTTTGATGGCCCGGTGATGGTGCGACTGGCAGGAACGTCGGCCAGCTCTGCTGCACCGGCGTCGGCGCCGGCTGTGGTGCCCAACGTTTTGACGCCAGCGGCGGCCGCCGGAGAAG GGAGAAAGTACAGTGTTCCTGGCATGGTTCTCATACTTCTTCTTCCTACCGCAGCAGCCATAAACCTTGTCGTTTGCTTCCTTCTCTGGAGGAGGCGCCGGCCACTAGCAGAGGCAAATCAGCCAT ATCCAGGTTATTCCGCCAAAGCCGAGGACATCGATAGTGTGGACTCGATGCTGATCGACATCTCAACTTTACGAGCTGCAACCGGAGATTTCGCGGAAACAAACAAGCTCGGCGAAGGTGGATTTGGTGCGGTGTACAAG GGTACTCTCCCGGACGGCGAAGAAATAGCAGTAAAGAGACTGTCCAAGAGCTCGGCACAAGGAGTGGAGGAGCTGAAGAATGAGCTCGCCCTGGTTGCCAAGCTTAAGCACAAGAACCTGGTGAGGCTTGTCGGCGTCTGCCTAGAGCAGCAGGAGAGGCTGCTCGTCTACGAGTTCCTCCCGAACCGGAGCCTCGATAAGATCCTATTCG ACACGGAGAAACGCGAGCAGCTTGACTGGGGAAAGAGGTACAAGATCATACACGGGATTGCTCGAGGCCTGCAGTACCTCCATGAAGACTCCCAGCTCAAAGTCGTCCACCGTGACCTCAAAGCCAGCAACATCTTGCTTGACACCAACATGAACCCCAAGATCTCGGACTTCGGCCTCGCCAGGCTCTTCGGGCGAGACCAGACGCAGGCCGTCACCAGCCGCGTCGTCGGAACATA TGGGTACATGGCGCCGGAGTACGTGATGCGCGGGAACTACTCCGTGAAGTCGGACGCGTTCAGCTTCGGGGTCATGGTGCTGGAGATCGTGACGGGCAGGAAGAACAACGACTGCTACAACTCCCAGCAGTCTGAAGATGTCTTGACTACG ATATGGGAGCACTGGACGGCCGGAACAGTGCTGGCTACGGTGGACCCGAGCATCGGCAGCAGCTTCTCAGAGAGCGACGTCCGAAGGTGCGTCCACGTCGGGCTTCTGTGCGTTCAGGGGAACCCGGCGGATCGGCCGGTGATGTCGTCGGTGGTCATGATGCTCGGAGGCGAAACAGTCCCTCTCAGCGCCCCGTCCAAGCCGGCGTTCTACGCGAGGAACGCCGGTGCCGATCACTCGGTCATCTCGTCCACTGTGAAGATTATTGAATTCTGA
- the LOC125536800 gene encoding cysteine-rich receptor-like protein kinase 44: MLLAVMAVVLLLLPPAMPFEDFLCDGSTYAPNSTFQASLALVAAALPGNASSMPSGFATAEAGASPNRAYAMALCRGDVNASTCAACVAAAFRAAGAQESCPNNTGATMYEDACVLRFSTVQFLDFLRADQWQPGELTFQITPASRNVKSAQGAWFSAAATSILTAVVDHALAAAGNSTTAKKYFATGEVDLQPRIYALAQCLPEMTPSQCRSCLGTLLVQTTPMLSTKPRWIMSFVVWCNLRYSVRPFYEGRSMLQLPAPPPPAVVSPSVTPEPGPTGKKKSAAGISASIGCSVLLLFLLSVFAFVRFKRRTTKQSEDDHPFKKIVGAQCMIFELAALQEATENFSEKNKLGEGGFGIVYKGILADGQEIAVKKLLGGTGSGLHQLHNEVRLLAELQHKNLVRLQGFCSHRDDTLLVYEYIKNGTLDNFLFETSDENTLSWEQQYNIILGIAKGILYLHEDSSMRIIHRDLKPNNILVDDGMDPKIADFGLARLLGEGHTHTKTARAVGTLGYMAPEYAIHGRVSPKIDIFSFGVLVLEIVTRRRNSSSDDRDEVNLISDVWNCWTKGTVSQMIDPSLDEHARSQALRCMHIGLMCIQSDPDDRPYISSVIFMLTRDNTEIQAPAQPAFFFGREAALASPAYDRSDFILGQDVSVNAVTITEPYPR; the protein is encoded by the exons ATGCTTCTGGCCGTCATGGCCGTCgtcctgctcctgctgccgcCGGCCATGCCGTTCGAGGACTTCTTGTGCGATGGCAGCACCTACGCGCCCAACAGCACTTTTCAGGCGAGCCTCGCCCTCGTCGCCGCGGCGCTCCCCGGCAACGCCTCCTCCATGCCGTCCGGCTTCGCCACCGCCGAGGCCGGCGCGTCGCCCAACCGGGCCTACGCCATGGCGCTCTGCCGCGGCGACGTCAACGCCTCCACCTGCGCCGCCTGCGTGGCCGCCGCGTTCCGTGCCGCCGGCGCCCAGGAGAGCTGCCCCAACAACACGGGCGCCACCATGTACGAGGACGCCTGCGTCCTTCGCTTCTCCACCGTGCAGTTCCTCGACTTCCTCAGGGCCGACCAGTGGCAGCCCGGAGAGCTTAC TTTTCAAATTACCCCGGCGTCTCGGAATGTCAAGTCGGCACAGGGAGCATGGTTCAGCGCCGCCGCCACGTCCATCCTCACCGCCGTGGTCGACCACGCATTGGCCGCGGCGGGCAACTCAACGACCGCCAAGAAGTACTTCGCCACGGGCGAGGTGGACTTACAGCCTAGGATCTACGCGCTCGCGCAGTGCCTCCCGGAGATGACGCCGTCGCAGTGCCGGAGCTGCCTCGGGACCCTCCTCGTGCAAACAACGCCCATGCTCAGCACCAAGCCCCGATGGATCATGTCTTTTGTGGTCTGGTGCAACCTGAGGTACAGCGTGCGGCCGTTCTACGAGGGTCGGTCGATGCTGCAGCTCCCGGCGCCACCACCGCCGGCAGTCGTGTCTCCATCTGTAACTCCAGAGCCTGGACCAACAG GGAAGAAAAAGAGTGCAGCAGGAATCTCTGCGAGCATTGGTTGTTCCGTCCTCTTGCTATTTCTTCTTTCGGTTTTCGCTTTCGTTCGATTCAAGAGAAGGACTACTAAGCAATCAGAGGACGACCACC CATTCAAGAAAATTGTGGGTGCACAATGCATGATCTTTGAGTTAGCAGCACTGCAAGAGGCAACTGAAAACTTCTCGGAAAAGAACAAGCTCGGAGAAGGTGGTTTTGGCATTGTGTACAAG GGGATACTAGCAGATGGGCAGGAAATAGCAGTGAAGAAGCTCTTGGGAGGAACTGGGAGTGGTTTGCATCAACTGCACAATGAGGTGCGGCTATTGGCAGAGCTGCAGCACAAGAACCTTGTTAGATTACAGGGGTTTTGCTCGCATCGGGATGATACGCTGCTCGTTTATGAATATATCAAGAATGGGACCCTCGACAACTTTCTATTTG AAACTAGTGACGAAAATACACTGAGCTGGGAGCAACAGTACAACATCATTCTTGGGATTGCCAAGGGAATATTGTACCTTCACGAGGATTCAAGCATGAGGATCATCCACCGGGACCTTAAACCTAACAACATTCTCGTTGATGACGGCATGGATCCGAAAATCGCAGACTTTGGACTTGCAAGGCTGCTAGGAGAAGGTCATACTCACACCAAGACAGCTAGAGCTGTCGGAACACT AGGTTACATGGCACCCGAGTATGCAATACACGGCCGCGTGTCGCCCAAGATCGATATTTTCAGCTTCGGTGTCTTGGTCCTCGAAATCGTAACTAGGAGACGGAACAGCAGTTCTGACGATCGCGATGAAGTGAATCTTATTAGTGAT GTGTGGAACTGCTGGACGAAAGGGACGGTATCGCAGATGATAGACCCATCGCTGGACGAACACGCCCGAAGCCAGGCATTACGATGTATGCACATCGGGTTGATGTGCATCCAGTCGGACCCTGACGACAGGCCTTACATATCATCCGTCATTTTCATGTTAACCAGGGACAACACGGAGATTCAAGCACCCGCGCAACCTGCAttcttctttgggagagaagcgGCTTTAGCTTCTCCGGCATATGACCGATCTGATTTCATCCTGGGACAGGATGTCTCTGTGAATGCGGTTACAATTACTGAGCCGTATCCTAGGTAG